A genomic window from Gossypium hirsutum isolate 1008001.06 chromosome D10, Gossypium_hirsutum_v2.1, whole genome shotgun sequence includes:
- the LOC107915041 gene encoding wall-associated receptor kinase-like 8, with product MGFHLWFYFILLIFLFCPTVQAAEPQQANCGEEVCGNITIPSPFGIRSTCYTLPFFRVTCKQIHNQKKPFIRINGLDLEVLGSLFGDTILIKNPVTYVNCDHKKEVASATVNLTGTPFFFSSDYNNFASVGCGNLVTVFRNEADAFGGCVQTICGDGASESGCSNKISGTFTSTIVNMTAMYPIGKDDRKRCSSAVIFSRLYFREAYPLPIGINIETTHVPTTLSWNSSYCGDAGCAPRPGPMSFIGEKSCGNVSFQYPFEIIDQEYPNGWFKVICKKNSNGRTTPFLNINGVNLRILDFSFLYGNVVVNHSITYFNCRKKSNNGMSLNLTGTPFYYSDFDNIFWSSGCGNLATVFDGETGNLVGGCLQPSCRISNETSSVTGCSFNIPHGLTSFSANLSGRVDSSNYSRKRSCGFASLVKSDLYFDLTLESNDFDVNNWTYVPTSLQWSTPMSGSCHLRQGLNTTCSSDSVYCWQSLSSTHLCVCNKDFGIGGFSTFCEGENCGIYNWCHILCLNAPGNYCSSRDCPPEYKYNSTGGMCEPDENISQAPPKETRNLTIIIIIIGCSTTIGTIFLLLGLWKMYEVVKRRRNILLKQKYFERNGGLLLQQHLSSNTSYFETIKMFTSEEIEKATDYYNENRILGQGGQGTVYKGMLTDGSIVAVKKSKMEKGKKFGEKKVEQFINEVIILSQINHRNVVKLLGCCLEAETPLLVYEFIPNGTLYDLIHGQNEELPLTWEMRLRIATEIANALFYLHSAASVSIYHRDVKSSNILLDDKYKAKVSDFGTSRSIALERTHLTTRVQGTFGYMDPEYFRSNQFTEKSDVYSFGVFLVELLTGEKPVSSKQSDEERSLVSLFLLSMQENSLSDILHSKVANGGPEKEIIAVAKLAKRCLNLNGKKRPTMKQVAMELELIKASEEGNAIEESGDEESEIDDMTESWDDIASYSITESFEIDSETVPLSASF from the exons ATGGGTTTCCACTTATGGTTTTACTTCATACTCCTCATTTTCCTCTTCTGCCCAACGGTTCAGGCAGCAGAACCTCAACAAGCTAATTGCGGAGAAGAAGTATGTGGAAACATCACAATTCCATCCCCATTTGGAATCCGTAGCACCTGTTATACTCTTCCTTTTTTTAGAGTAACTTGCAAACAGATCCACAATCAGAAAAAGCCTTTCATAAGAATAAATGGCCTCGATCTGGAGGTACTCGGTTCCTTATTTGGAGACACCATTCTGATAAAAAATCCAGTAACTTACGTTAACTGTGATCATAAAAAAGAGGTTGCTAGTGCCACTGTCAATCTAACGGGCACCCCATTCTTCTTCTCAAGCGACTACAACAATTTCGCGTCTGTAGGCTGCGGAAATTTGGTCACCGTTTTCCGTAATGAAGCTGATGCCTTCGGCGGCTGCGTTCAAACAATATGTGGCGACGGCGCTTCAGAATCTGGCTGCTCTAATAAAATTTCTGGAACTTTCACTTCCACTATCGTAAACATGACAGCGATGTATCCTATTGGTAAGGATGACAGAAAGAGATGCTCATCTGCTGTCATTTTTAGCAGGCTTTATTTCCGTGAAGCTTATCCTTTACCCATTGGCATCAATATTGAAACCACTCATGTTCCCACAACGCTCAGCTGGAATTCAAGCTATTGTGGTGATGCAG GATGCGCACCAAGACCCGGACCTATGAGCTTCATCGGTGAAAAGTCTTGTGGGAATGTTTCGTTTCAATACCCATTTGAAATAATCGACCAAGAGTATCCCAATGGCTGGTTTAAAGTAATCTGCAAAAAAAACTCTAATGGGCGGACCACGCCATTCTTAAACATAAATGGCGTCAATCTTCGAATACTTGACTTCTCATTTTTGTATGGCAACGTTGTGGTGAACCATTCCATAACTTATTTCAATTGTCGCAAAAAGAGTAACAATGGGATGAGTCTCAACCTAACGGGCACCCCCTTTTACTACTCAGATTTTGACAACATATTCTGGTCTTCAGGTTGTGGTAATTTGGCCACTGTTTTCGACGGCGAAACAGGTAATCTTGTAGGCGGGTGTTTGCAGCCAAGTTGTAGAATCAGTAATGAGACTTCCTCTGTTACTGGCTGCTCTTTTAATATTCCGCATGGTCTCACTTCTTTCTCTGCAAACTTGAGTGGTAGAGTTGATTCTAGCAATTATAGCCGAAAAAGATCTTGCGGATTTGCTTCCTTGGTAAAATCAGACTTGTATTTTGATTTGACCTTGGAATCAAATGATTTTGATGTAAACAATTGGACATATGTTCCAACATCACTGCAGTGGAGCACACCGATGTCTGGATCGTGCCATTTGAGACAAGGTCTAAACACTACTTGTAGTTCCGATAGTGTATATTGCTGGCAAAGTTTGAGCTCTACTCATCTATGTGTATGCAACAAAGATTTCGGCATCGGTGGTTTTTCGACGTTTTGCGAAG GAGAGAATTGTGGGATTTATAATTGGTGCCACATACTTTGTTTGAATGCTCCTGGCAACTATTGTTCGTCACGGGACTGCCCTCCTGAATATAAATACAATAGTACGGGAGGTATGTGTGAGCCCGATGAGAATATTTCACAAGCGCCGCCAAAAGAAACTCGGAACTTGaccatcattattattattatag GTTGCAGCACTACTATCGGGACAATATTTCTGCTACTTGGACTGTGGAAAATGTACGAAGTggtgaaaagaagaagaaacatcTTGCTGAAGCAGAAATATTTCGAAAGGAATGGAGGTTTGTTACTGCAACAACATTTGTCTAGCAATACAAGTTATTTTGAAACAATAAAAATGTTTACTTCAGAGGAGATAGAAAAAGCCACGGATTACTATAATGAGAATCGAATCCTTGGTCAAGGAGGCCAAGGAACTGTTTACAAAGGAATGTTAACGGATGGAAGCATTGTGGCTGTTAAGAAGTctaaaatggaaaaaggaaagaaatttgGTGAAAAGAAGGTCGAACAGTTCATCAATGAGGTGATCATTTTATCTCAAATTAACCATAGGAATGTGGTTAAGCTTTTAGGATGTTGTTTAGAGGCTGAAACTCCTTTGTTGGTTTATGAGTTCATTCCAAATGGAACACTTTATGATCTCATTCATGGCCAAAATGAAGAACTTCCGTTGACATGGGAAATGCGTTTACGGATTGCAACTGAAATTGCCAATGCTTTGTTCTATTTGCATTCAGCTGCATCTGTTTCTATTTATCATCGAGATGTTAAATCAAGCAACATACTTTTGGATGATAAATACAAGGCAAAAGTGTCGGACTTTGGAACTTCGAGATCAATTGCACTTGAACGAACTCATTTAACAACTCGAGTACAAGGAACATTTGGTTACATGGATCCGGAGTACTTTCGGTCAAATCAATTTACAGAGAAGAGTGATGTTTATAGTTTTGGGGTTTTCCTTGTAGAGCTTTTAACTGGAGAAAAACCCGTCTCCTCAAAACAATCTGATGAAGAGAGAAGCTTGGTATCTCTTTTTCTTCTATCAATGCAGGAGAATTCGTTATCTGATATTCTCCATTCAAAGGTAGCAAATGGTGGCCCAGAAAAAGAGATTATAGCAGTGGCTAAATTAGCAAAAAGATGCTTGAACCTTAATGGAAAGAAAAGACCTACCATGAAACAAGTAGCAATGgagttagagttgattaaagcaTCAGAAGAAGGTAATGCTATTGAAGAAAGTGGTGATGAAGAATCTGAAATTGATGACATGACTGAATCTTGGGACGACATTGCTTCTTATTCAATCACTGAATCATTTGAAATAGATAGCGAAACTGTACCATTAAGTGCATCTTTTTAA